One genomic segment of Microcella indica includes these proteins:
- the rpe gene encoding ribulose-phosphate 3-epimerase encodes MTVRINPSILSADFVNLQPEVERLESADLVHVDVMDNHFVPNLTFGPRMVERLQAVSPVPLDVHLMISDADRWAPGYAELGAFSVTFHAEAAADVRATARALRERGARAGLAVKPGTPIEPYLELVPEFDQFLVMTVEPGFGGQSFMPETMPKLRALREAVRRHGGDVWLQVDGGISVDTIGVAAEAGADTFVAGSSVFGADSVERAIEELRAAASAHRHDD; translated from the coding sequence CCGAGCATCCTCTCCGCCGACTTCGTCAACCTCCAGCCGGAGGTCGAGCGTCTCGAGTCCGCCGACCTCGTGCACGTCGACGTCATGGACAACCACTTCGTGCCGAACCTCACCTTCGGCCCGCGCATGGTCGAGCGTCTGCAGGCTGTTTCACCGGTGCCCCTCGATGTTCACCTCATGATCAGCGATGCCGATCGGTGGGCACCGGGCTATGCCGAGCTCGGCGCCTTCTCGGTGACCTTCCATGCTGAGGCCGCAGCCGACGTGCGCGCCACGGCCCGAGCTCTGCGGGAGCGGGGAGCGCGAGCGGGTCTCGCCGTCAAGCCCGGCACCCCGATCGAGCCGTACCTCGAGCTCGTGCCGGAGTTCGACCAGTTTCTCGTCATGACGGTCGAGCCGGGCTTCGGCGGTCAGTCCTTCATGCCCGAGACCATGCCCAAGCTGCGAGCGCTGCGCGAGGCCGTGAGGCGACACGGCGGGGATGTCTGGCTGCAGGTGGACGGCGGCATCTCCGTCGACACGATCGGTGTCGCGGCGGAGGCGGGCGCGGATACCTTCGTCGCGGGATCCAGCGTGTTCGGCGCTGACTCGGTGGAACGGGCGATCGAGGAACTCCGCGCCGCGGCGAGCGCGCATCGTCACGACGACTGA